The Cydia amplana chromosome 11, ilCydAmpl1.1, whole genome shotgun sequence genome includes a region encoding these proteins:
- the LOC134652210 gene encoding cuticle protein 38-like, with protein MFSLKSIVLIAAAFAVGAECSVAVAAPLVAPAHVGYAQTIPQNIPPYASQVSVVNRALSPLVASPFAAPYFAGPAPYAAYASPAAYAAAPFAAPAAYAAPAAYAGPAAYAGPAAFAAPAAYAAPAAYAAPFPYAPAAPIVRAPLGVAPAFVR; from the exons ATGTTTTCTTTAAAATCT atcGTACTCATCGCCGCGGCCTTCGCCGTCGGAGCGGAATGCAGCGTCGCCGTGGCTGCTCCCCTGGTCGCACCAGCTCACGTGGGCTACGCTCAAACTATTCCCCAAAATATCCCTCCATATGCGTCACAAGTCAGCGTGGTCAACAGGGCCTTGAGCCCACTGGTGGCTAGCCCGTTCGCCGCTCCGTACTTCGCTGGACCTGCCCCGTATGCTGCGTACGCATCACCGGCTGCTTACGCCGCGGCGCCATTCGCAGCACCCGCTGCGTATGCTGCCCCCGCTGCGTATGCTGGCCCCGCTGCGTATGCTGGTCCCGCTGCATTTGCTGCCCCCGCTGCGTATGCTGCCCCTGCTGCATATGCTGCCCCCTTCCCTTATGCCCCCGCGGCACCCATAGTCCGAGCTCCCCTCGGTGTTGCCCCGGCGTTTGTGCGATAG